CAGCCGCAGGATCTCCAGGTACAGCCAGACCAGCGTCACCAGCAGGCCGAAGCCTGCGTACCATTCCATGTAGCGCGGCAGCCCCGCCTCCGCGCCCTGCTCGATGAAGTCGAAGTCCAGCACCAGGTTGAGCGCGGCGATCACCACGATGAAGAGGCTGAGGCCGATCCCCATCATGCTGTTGTCGTGAAGCAGCGGCATCTCGGTGCCGAACATGCGCATCACCAGGCTCACGATGTACAGCATGGCGATCGCGCCCGTGGCCGCCGTGACCCCCAGCTTGAAGTTCTCGGTGGCGCGGATCAGGCCGCTGCGGTAGGCAACGAGCAGGCAGAAGAGCGTCCCCGCCGTGAGCGCCGCGGCTTGCATGGCGATCCCGGCGAACTGCTGGTTGAGGAACGCGGAGACCCCACCCAGCACCAGCCCCTCCAGCGCGGCGTAGAGCGGCGCGGTCACCGGCGCCGCGCGCGGCTTGAAGATGGTGACCAGCGCCACCACGAAGCCGCCGATCGCCCCGATCATCACCAGTCCGCCGGCCATGGGATCGGCGTTCGCGGCGCGGTCCCAGGCGAAGGCGCCCGCCACCAGCAGGATCCCCACCAGGATGATGGTGCGGTTGACCGCCCCTTCGATGGTCATCACCCCCTCGCCGGCGGCCACGTGGCCGCGGGAGAAGGTGCGTTCGTTGAGCGCGGGATTCGCGGTTCTCATCAGGGCAACGTTCGTGATTGGAAGGGACGGGGAACCGTGCGGAGTTCCGCTGAAGATTGTTCGCGCCGCGCCGCCGGTGCAAGTCTCGCATCCGCACGTGGGGCATTCCGCTTGCCGGGCTGGGACCGTACCTTCCCTGATGCCCTGCCGCACCGCCACCACCTCAGCGGCACGTGCATCTCGCCGAACGCTTCCTGGAGCGCGCATGATCCGACTGGGTGTGACCGGCACCGACACCGGGGTGGGGAAGACGATGATCGCCACCGTGCTCCTGCGCATCCTGCGCAGCCGCGGGCTGCGCGTGGCCGCCATGAAGCCGGTGGAAGCCGGCGTGAAGCCAGACGATCCCGCCAGCGACGCCCGCCGCCTTCAGGCCGCGGCCGGCGGCGGCGACCCAATCGCGGACGTGCGCCCCGTGCTGATCGCCGAACCGCTTGCGCCCTGGGTGGCCAGCGCGCGCGCCGGCACCGAGGTGGACCTGGGCTTGCTCGACGCCGCCTTCGCCCGCCTCGCGGAGGGGCGTGACGCCGTGCTGGTGGAGGGCGCCGGCGGCCTGCTCGTCCCCCTGACGCGCGACGTGGCGTTCGACGGGCTCTTTGTGCAGTGGGAACTGGACGTGGTGGTGGTGGCGGGGAACCGCATGGGCGCCATCAACCACACCCTCCTCACCGTGCGCGCCGCCCACGACGCCGGCCTGCGCGTGCGCGGCGTCGTGCTCAACTCGCTGAGCCCCGAGACGCCCGGCATCGCCGAAGCCACCAACCTGGAGGCCCTCTCCGAGCTCCTGGCCCCGGTCCCCGTCCTCGCCTTCCCCTGGCTGCGCAAGCCGGACGACGAGGCCTACGTGCTGGACGTGGCTCAGACCGCCGGCCTCGACGCGCTCCTCGGGGACCGCACGCCGCGCCCATAGCAGTCACGCAGAAAACCGGAAG
The nucleotide sequence above comes from Longimicrobium sp.. Encoded proteins:
- the bioD gene encoding dethiobiotin synthase, producing the protein MIRLGVTGTDTGVGKTMIATVLLRILRSRGLRVAAMKPVEAGVKPDDPASDARRLQAAAGGGDPIADVRPVLIAEPLAPWVASARAGTEVDLGLLDAAFARLAEGRDAVLVEGAGGLLVPLTRDVAFDGLFVQWELDVVVVAGNRMGAINHTLLTVRAAHDAGLRVRGVVLNSLSPETPGIAEATNLEALSELLAPVPVLAFPWLRKPDDEAYVLDVAQTAGLDALLGDRTPRP
- a CDS encoding Bax inhibitor-1/YccA family protein, which gives rise to MRTANPALNERTFSRGHVAAGEGVMTIEGAVNRTIILVGILLVAGAFAWDRAANADPMAGGLVMIGAIGGFVVALVTIFKPRAAPVTAPLYAALEGLVLGGVSAFLNQQFAGIAMQAAALTAGTLFCLLVAYRSGLIRATENFKLGVTAATGAIAMLYIVSLVMRMFGTEMPLLHDNSMMGIGLSLFIVVIAALNLVLDFDFIEQGAEAGLPRYMEWYAGFGLLVTLVWLYLEILRLLVKLRSDD